One segment of Alnus glutinosa chromosome 2, dhAlnGlut1.1, whole genome shotgun sequence DNA contains the following:
- the LOC133861413 gene encoding glucose-6-phosphate 1-dehydrogenase 1, chloroplastic-like isoform X1, with product MAIHLNSCSSPSYSSSTTFTPSSFKNGKHLSSRIVIVPRKPHSSTWVSPVRPRTRARKHFQLKSSNGHPLNAVSSQDGTAGSPLAEKHIEPRGEKGSLPFSELDNVESHLSITIVGASGDLAKKKIFPALFALYYEDCLPENFIVFGYARTKMTDEELRNMISRTLTCRIDKRENCEDKMVQFLKRCFYHSGLYNSEEHFAELNSKLKEKEAGKLSNRLFYLSIPPNVFVDVARCASLRASSENGWTRVIVEKPFGRDSKSSGELTRCLKQYLTEDQIFRIDHYLGKELVENLSVLRFSNLIFQPLWSRDYIRNVQLIFSEDFGTEGRGGYFDSYGIIRDIMQNHLLQILALFAMETPVSLDAEDIRNEKVKVLRSMRPLQLEDVVVGQYKGHSKGGKSYPAYTDDPTVPNDSLTPTFAAAALFINNARWDGVPFLMKAGKALHTKRAEIRVQFRHVPGNLYKRNFGTDLDKATNELVLRVQPDEAIYLKINNKVPGLGMRLDRSDLNLLYRARYPREIPDAYERLLLDAIEGERRLFIRSDELDAAWALFTPLLNELEEKKIVPELYPHGSRGPVGAHYLAGKHNVRWGDLSGEDL from the exons ATGGCTATACACTTGAATTCTTGCTCTTCTCCCTCTTATTCTTCTTCCACCACCTTCACACCCTCTTCATTCAAGAATGGGAAACATCTATCCAGTAGAATCGTCATTGTGCCGAGAAAACCACATTCCTCCACATGGGTCTCTCCGGTTCGTCCAAGAACCCGTGCCAGAAAGCACTTTCAGCTCAAATCCTCAAATGGGCATCCACTCAATGCTGTTTCTTCGCAAGATG GTACAGCTGGAAGTCCTCTGGCAGAAAAACATATTGAGCCTCGAGGGGAAAAGGGATCCCTTCCATTCTCAGAACTGGACAATGTAGAATCTCACCTCAGCATAACCATTGTTGGCGCTTCGGGAGACCTTGCCAAAAAGAAGATATTTCCAGCACTTTTTGCACTTTATTATGAAGATTGTTTACCTGAG AATTTTATTGTGTTTGGTTATGCTCGGACTAAAATGACCGATGAGGAGCTGAGGAACATGATTAGCAGAACCTTGACTTGCAGAATTGACAAGAG GGAAAATTGTGAAGACAAAATGGTTCAGTTCTTGAAAAGATGCTTCTACCATTCTGGACTGTATAATTCTGAGGAGCATTTCGCAGAATTAAACAGCAAGCTGAAAGAGAAAGAG GCTGGAAAACTGTCAAATAGGTTATTTTACTTGTCAATACCTCCAAACGTATTTGTTGATGTCGCGAGATGTGCTAGCCTTAGAGCTTCTTCCGAAAATGGGTGGACAAGGGTCATTGTTGAAAAGCCTTTTGGTCGTGACTCAAAGTCATCTGGTGAGCTAACGAGATGCTTGAAGCAGTACCTTACTGAAGACCAAATATTCAG GATTGACCATTACTTGGGCAAGGAGCTTGTAGAGAATCTCTCGGTGCTTCGGTTCTCTAACCTTATTTTTCAGCCTCTGTGGTCACGGGACTACATCCGCAATGTGCAACTCATATTTTCTGAAGATTTTGGTACAGAAGGACGAGGGGG ATATTTTGACAGCTATGGAATCATACGAGATATAATGCAAAATCATCTTCTGCAAATACTAGCACTTTTTGCAATGGAGACTCCTGTCAGTTTAGATGCTGAGGATATCAGGAATGAAAAG GTAAAGGTCTTAAGGTCAATGAGACCACTGCAGCTTGAAGATGTGGTTGTTGGTCAATATAAGGGCCACAGCAAGGGTGGGAAATCATATCCTGCTTATACAGATGACCCAACTGTGCCAAACGACAGTCTCACTCCAACCTTTGCAGCAGCAGCTCTCTTTATTAATAATGCCAGATGGGATGGGGTTCCTTTCCTGATGAAAGCAGGCAAGGCTCTCCATACTAAACG AGCAGAGATCAGAGTTCAGTTTAGACATGTCCCTGGAAACCTGTACAAGCGAAACTTTGGAACTGACTTAGATAAGGCAACAAATGAGCTTGTGCTACGTGTACAACCTGATGAAGCCATTTATTTGAAGATCAACAACAAAGTTCCTGGTCTTGGAATGAGATTAGATCGCAGTGACCTAAATTTGCTTTATCGAGCAAG ATATCCAAGAGAAATACCGGATGCATATGAGCGGCTACTCTTAGATGCAATAGAAGGGGAGCGGAGGTTGTTTATTAGAAGTGATGAGCTTGATGCTGCTTGGGCACTATTCACGCCATTGTTGAATGAACTTGAAGAGAAGAAGATTGTTCCAGAGCTCTACCCACATGGTAGTAGAGGACCAGTTGGAGCACATTATCTTGCTGGAAAGCACAATGTTCGATGGGGAGATCTCAGCGGTGAGGACTTATGA
- the LOC133861413 gene encoding glucose-6-phosphate 1-dehydrogenase 1, chloroplastic-like isoform X2 encodes MAIHLNSCSSPSYSSSTTFTPSSFKNGKHLSSRIVIVPRKPHSSTWVSPVRPRTRARKHFQLKSSNGHPLNAVSSQDAGSPLAEKHIEPRGEKGSLPFSELDNVESHLSITIVGASGDLAKKKIFPALFALYYEDCLPENFIVFGYARTKMTDEELRNMISRTLTCRIDKRENCEDKMVQFLKRCFYHSGLYNSEEHFAELNSKLKEKEAGKLSNRLFYLSIPPNVFVDVARCASLRASSENGWTRVIVEKPFGRDSKSSGELTRCLKQYLTEDQIFRIDHYLGKELVENLSVLRFSNLIFQPLWSRDYIRNVQLIFSEDFGTEGRGGYFDSYGIIRDIMQNHLLQILALFAMETPVSLDAEDIRNEKVKVLRSMRPLQLEDVVVGQYKGHSKGGKSYPAYTDDPTVPNDSLTPTFAAAALFINNARWDGVPFLMKAGKALHTKRAEIRVQFRHVPGNLYKRNFGTDLDKATNELVLRVQPDEAIYLKINNKVPGLGMRLDRSDLNLLYRARYPREIPDAYERLLLDAIEGERRLFIRSDELDAAWALFTPLLNELEEKKIVPELYPHGSRGPVGAHYLAGKHNVRWGDLSGEDL; translated from the exons ATGGCTATACACTTGAATTCTTGCTCTTCTCCCTCTTATTCTTCTTCCACCACCTTCACACCCTCTTCATTCAAGAATGGGAAACATCTATCCAGTAGAATCGTCATTGTGCCGAGAAAACCACATTCCTCCACATGGGTCTCTCCGGTTCGTCCAAGAACCCGTGCCAGAAAGCACTTTCAGCTCAAATCCTCAAATGGGCATCCACTCAATGCTGTTTCTTCGCAAGATG CTGGAAGTCCTCTGGCAGAAAAACATATTGAGCCTCGAGGGGAAAAGGGATCCCTTCCATTCTCAGAACTGGACAATGTAGAATCTCACCTCAGCATAACCATTGTTGGCGCTTCGGGAGACCTTGCCAAAAAGAAGATATTTCCAGCACTTTTTGCACTTTATTATGAAGATTGTTTACCTGAG AATTTTATTGTGTTTGGTTATGCTCGGACTAAAATGACCGATGAGGAGCTGAGGAACATGATTAGCAGAACCTTGACTTGCAGAATTGACAAGAG GGAAAATTGTGAAGACAAAATGGTTCAGTTCTTGAAAAGATGCTTCTACCATTCTGGACTGTATAATTCTGAGGAGCATTTCGCAGAATTAAACAGCAAGCTGAAAGAGAAAGAG GCTGGAAAACTGTCAAATAGGTTATTTTACTTGTCAATACCTCCAAACGTATTTGTTGATGTCGCGAGATGTGCTAGCCTTAGAGCTTCTTCCGAAAATGGGTGGACAAGGGTCATTGTTGAAAAGCCTTTTGGTCGTGACTCAAAGTCATCTGGTGAGCTAACGAGATGCTTGAAGCAGTACCTTACTGAAGACCAAATATTCAG GATTGACCATTACTTGGGCAAGGAGCTTGTAGAGAATCTCTCGGTGCTTCGGTTCTCTAACCTTATTTTTCAGCCTCTGTGGTCACGGGACTACATCCGCAATGTGCAACTCATATTTTCTGAAGATTTTGGTACAGAAGGACGAGGGGG ATATTTTGACAGCTATGGAATCATACGAGATATAATGCAAAATCATCTTCTGCAAATACTAGCACTTTTTGCAATGGAGACTCCTGTCAGTTTAGATGCTGAGGATATCAGGAATGAAAAG GTAAAGGTCTTAAGGTCAATGAGACCACTGCAGCTTGAAGATGTGGTTGTTGGTCAATATAAGGGCCACAGCAAGGGTGGGAAATCATATCCTGCTTATACAGATGACCCAACTGTGCCAAACGACAGTCTCACTCCAACCTTTGCAGCAGCAGCTCTCTTTATTAATAATGCCAGATGGGATGGGGTTCCTTTCCTGATGAAAGCAGGCAAGGCTCTCCATACTAAACG AGCAGAGATCAGAGTTCAGTTTAGACATGTCCCTGGAAACCTGTACAAGCGAAACTTTGGAACTGACTTAGATAAGGCAACAAATGAGCTTGTGCTACGTGTACAACCTGATGAAGCCATTTATTTGAAGATCAACAACAAAGTTCCTGGTCTTGGAATGAGATTAGATCGCAGTGACCTAAATTTGCTTTATCGAGCAAG ATATCCAAGAGAAATACCGGATGCATATGAGCGGCTACTCTTAGATGCAATAGAAGGGGAGCGGAGGTTGTTTATTAGAAGTGATGAGCTTGATGCTGCTTGGGCACTATTCACGCCATTGTTGAATGAACTTGAAGAGAAGAAGATTGTTCCAGAGCTCTACCCACATGGTAGTAGAGGACCAGTTGGAGCACATTATCTTGCTGGAAAGCACAATGTTCGATGGGGAGATCTCAGCGGTGAGGACTTATGA
- the LOC133861090 gene encoding uncharacterized protein LOC133861090, which translates to MGHFKHPYIQIASQFNHFCNPNKAIRFLLSFSVLSIIFSLLPSLLHSFHVYISTFPMKLFSYSADKNYMFLLCNGLLVFIVKNSGLVGKSPLGDDLTEEHVVKKEDSLPSVPMAIDGNRNVLVEVEEEKEMADWSLVTVGKGEDGLLTIHDEGEEDGNGFIIIEKEEDEEGEESGLMSTEELNKRCDDFIRRVKEGIQFEAKQLIVI; encoded by the coding sequence ATGGGCCATTTCAAGCATCCATACATCCAGATTGCAAGTCAGTTCAACCACTTCTGCAATCCCAACAAAGCCATCAGATTCTTACTCTCTTTCTCAGTCTTATCTATCATATTTTCATTACTCCCTTCTCTTCTCCACTCCTTCCATGTCTACATCTCTACATTTCCCATGAAACTCTTTAGCTACTCTGCTGACAAGAACTATATGTTCCTACTCTGCAATGGGCTCCTCGTTTTTATTGTCAAGAACTCTGGTCTGGTTGGGAAATCTCCATTAGGGGATGATCTTACTGAAGAACATGTCGTGAAGAAAGAAGATAGTCTGCCATCAGTACCTATGGCCATCGATGGAAATAGAAATGTACTTGTGGAAgttgaagaggaaaaagaaatggcAGATTGGTCTTTGGTAACAGTAGGAAAAGGAGAAGATGGGCTTTTGACTATACACGATGAAGGTGAAGAAGATGGTAATGGTTTCATTAtcattgaaaaagaagaagatgaagagggaGAAGAATCTGGGCTGATGAGTACAGAAGAGTTAAACAAAAGATGTGATGATTTTATAAGAAGGGTTAAAGAAGGAATCCAATTTGAAGCCAAACAACTGATCGTTATTTGA
- the LOC133859321 gene encoding putative protein FAR1-RELATED SEQUENCE 10 codes for MTMKPSNNIWIRRQQCPCGDWKCYIKYEGDDQASVSSQLLKNETMSSPSSAEAVFTPYVGQIFRTDDDAFEYYSNFARKNGFSIRKARSTESQNLGIYRRDFVCYRSGFNQPRKKANVEHPRERKSVRCGCDAKLYLTKEIVDGVTQWYVSQFSNVHNHELLEDDQVRLLPAYRKIQEVDQERILLLSKAGFPVNRIVKVLELEKGVQPGQLPFIEKDVRNFVRTCKKTVQENDALLTEKRENDTLELVDACKAMVDRDPGFVFDYTTDENGKVENIAWSSGDSVRAYAVFGDVVTFDTTYRSITYGLLLGVWFGIDNHGKAIFFGCVLLQEENSHSFAWALQTFVRFMRGRRPQTILTDIDSGLRDAIARELPNTKHVICIWHILSKLSSWFSLPLGSQYADFKPDFDMLCHLESVEDFEHQWNLLVARFGLVSDKHVSLLFSCRASWPLSYTKSHFVARMLTAEFSQSLDSFLKRILSAQTCLQVFFDQIGIAANIQNQTREGMQYMHIKTCMPIEEHARSILTPYAFNVLQHEIVLSMQYAITEMANGSYIVRHYKKMDGECLVIWIPDDEQIHCSCKEFEHSGILCRHSLRVLIVKNYFELPERYFLHRWRLESSLLPMDDQHVQISSDECTEAFHSLAATLLTESLISKERFNYVHREITGLLEHVRNMPVIDEFAMNMAANNVSES; via the exons ATGACGATGAAGCCATCAAACAACATCTGGATTCGGCGCCAACAGTGCCCATGTGGAGATTGGAAGTGTTACATCAAGTATGAAGGAGATGATCAGGCTTCAGTAAGCTCTCAGCTACTGAAGAATGAAACAATGTCATCACCATCATCGGCAGAAGCAGTCTTTACTCCTTATGTGGGTCAAATTTTCAGAACTGATGATGATGCCTTTGAATACTATAGCAATTTTGCCCGGAAGAATGGGTTTTCAATTCGAAAAGCACGTTCCACTGAAAGCCAAAATTTAGGTATATATAGACGAGATTTTGTTTGTTATCGATCAGGGTTTAATCAACCCAGAAAAAAAGCCAATGTGGAGCATCCAAGGGAGCGTAAATCAGTACGATGTGGATGCGATGCAAAATTATATTTGACAAAGGAAATTGTTGATGGTGTTACTCAATGGTATGTTTCACAATTTAGTAATGTTCATAACCATGAATTATTGGAAGATGACCAAGTTCGCCTACTTCCTGCTTATCGGAAAATACAGGAGGTTGATCAAGAACGCATTCTTTTACTCTCCAAAGCTGGGTTTCCTGTGAACCGGATAGTGAAAGTGTTGGAGTTAGAAAAGGGAGTTCAACCTGGGCAGCTGCCCTTCATAGAGAAGGATGTTAGAAATTTTGTTCGGACATGTAAAAAGACCGTACAAGAAAATGATGCTTTGCTCACTGAGAAAAGGGAGAATGATACACTGGAACTTGTCGATGCCTGCAAGGCTATGGTGGATAGGGATCCGGGTTTTGTTTTTGATTATACCACAGATGAAAATGGTAAGGTTGAAAATATTGCATGGTCATCTGGTGACTCTGTTCGTGCATATGCAGTATTTGGTGACGTAGTTACTTTTGACACCACATATCGTTCTATCACCTATGGATTGCTCCTTGGAGTATGGTTTGGTATAGATAATCACGGCAAGGCAATTTTCTTTGGGTGTGTCTTGCTACAAGAAGAAAATTCTCATTCATTTGCATGGGCTTTACAG ACTTTTGTTCGATTTATGAGAGGAAGACGGCCACAGACAATTCTAACTGATATAGATTCGGGCCTCAGAGATGCTATAGCAAGGGAGTTACCCAATACTAAACATGTGATATGTATATGGCATATTCTATCCAAATTATCTAGTTGGTTCTCTTTGCCTCTTGGATCGCAGTATGCAGATTTTAAACCTGACTTTGATATGTTGTGTCATCTGGAGAGTGTAGAAGATTTTGAACATCAATGGAATCTTTTGGTTGCTCGGTTTGGACTTGTTTCAGATAAGCATGTATCATTACTGTTTTCATGTAGAGCATCCTGGCCACTTTCGTACACTAAAAGTCACTTCGTGGCTCGTATGTTGACAGCTGAGTTTTCACAATCTTTGGACTCGTTCTTGAAAAGAATCTTGAGCGCACAGACGTGTTTGCAAGTATTTTTTGATCAG ATTGGAATTGCTGCTAACATTCAAAATCAAACCAGAGAAGGAATGCAGTATATGCATATCAAGACATGCATGCCTATTGAAGAACATGCACGAAGTATTCTTACACCTTATGCTTTCAATGTGTTACAACATGAAATTGTGCTGTCCATGCAATATGCAATAACAGAAATGGCAAATGGATCCTATATTGTGCGACACTACAAGAAAATGGATGGGGAATGTTTGGTGATTTGGATACCAGATGATGAGCAAATCCACTGTTCCTGTAAGGAATTTGAACATTCGGGAATATTATGCAGGCACTCTCTTCGAGTGCTTATAGTGAAGAACTACTTTGAGCTCCCAGAAAGGTATTTTCTGCATCGTTGGCGGTTAGAGAGTTCTTTACTTCCCATGGATGATCAACATGTTCAAATCAGCAGCGATGAGTGCACTGAAGCATTTCATTCTCTTGCTGCAACTTTATTGACGGAGTCCTTGATCTCCAAGGAACGGTTTAATTATGTTCACAGAGAAATTACAGGGCTTCTCGAGCATGTTAGAAATATGCCAGTCATTGATGAATTTGCTATGAATATGGCAGCTAACAATGTCAGCGAATCTTAG